One Suncus etruscus isolate mSunEtr1 chromosome 13, mSunEtr1.pri.cur, whole genome shotgun sequence genomic region harbors:
- the LAMTOR3 gene encoding ragulator complex protein LAMTOR3: MADDLKRFLYKKLPSVEGLHAIVVSDRDGVPVIKVANDNAPEHALRPGFLSTFALATDQGSKLGLSKNKSIICYYNTYQVVQFNRLPLVVSFIASSNANTGLIVSLEKELAPLFEALRQVVEVS, from the exons ATGGCGGAC gACCTAAAGCGATTTCTGTATAAAAAATTACCAAG TGTTGAAGGACTTCATGCTATTGTTGTGTCCGATCGAGATGGCGTGCCTGTTATTAAAG TGGCCAATGACAATGCCCCCGAGCATGCTTTGAGACCGGGTTTCTTATCCACCTTTGCCCTTGCCACAGACCAAGGAAGTAAATTGGggctttcaaaaaataaaagtatcatcTGTTACTATAACACGTACCAA GTGGTTCAGTTTAACCGTTTGCCTCTGGTGGTGAGTTTCATAGCCAGCAGCAATGCTAATACAG GATTGATCGTCAGCTTAGAGAAGGAACTTGCTCCCTTGTTTGAGGCCTTGAGACAAGTGGTGGAAGTTTCCTAA